One stretch of Arachis hypogaea cultivar Tifrunner chromosome 20, arahy.Tifrunner.gnm2.J5K5, whole genome shotgun sequence DNA includes these proteins:
- the LOC112785672 gene encoding SNF2 domain-containing protein CLASSY 1-like, producing the protein MIIYFKENQRLVLKRGPTLDIRIKSRKATSSDCSSFLRSGVDICVLSTPQCTANNNNDPVWIDGRINSIKRNPHGSDCSCQYYVNFYLNQGSFGTQRTLNKEVEVIALNQISILQKIDHNSFSKDNSSRWDSSMDCSSVPQSKLLLGKFLSDISWLVIASFLKKAKFDVRSVDNKIVYQVLGGSNANDSYIDVVNFKVDDDGIVQSMVSQIDTHDAIKRIGHKRCYDYYPEDEKADPSCNVEGLRRSKRRHVQPDRYLGCEVPVMDVSTLRTWPPKMSVSKDEGKDEDKEEEPVPLAWEPCFQEKCNKQDVNSGKKIVTYQRRKKRMEGKLGDADQDGIQPPIFVLPPPKKDEPIPLPQNRYNLRDRQNTQKTVLIHTMSSISGNEENGEELSSRIYSGYGAAKLHKKKSVDLEDIDKELGWEGLSSKRRVQEKRNHHSSSTTYTKSSRNLDDEERPYKDRTLNAVSYKEVIDSYLRQIEEVSNVEKEQPSIREQWMATTRECEQKNEMGKSQVEEEEISETAMLWREMEMSMASSHLVEETKDSSSDAVLAETIGNCNKVCQHDYRSDDEIGIYCIRCGVVRVDIKDVATEFLPQKTRHRQEENQRSDSEKLEAEEDAGDTKFFSTVDASRDEPMNEENGNVWELVPDLKVKMHVHQRKAFEFLWRNIAGSMEPLQMESQSKSIGGCVISHSPGAGKTFLIIAFLVSYLKLFPGKRPLILAPKTTLYTWYKEFIKWEIPLPIYIIHGRSSQKKFKENTVSIPGIPKPTNDVKHVLDCLTKIHKWHEHPSVLIMGYTSFLSHMREDSRFSHGKYMAKVLRERPGILVLDEGHNPRSTKSRLRKVLMKVNTELRVLLSGTLFQNNFCEFFNTLCLARPKFVHEALSELDGKYRTNQKIAEKARHLLEARARKFFLDQIAKRINSSDDEDTEQGLNLLKKLTNEFIDVYDVGNSNITMPGLQIYTLVMNTTDIQFKILFELHQKMGECHGYPLELELLITLGSIHPWLVKTVACVAKFLSVERLRELDEVRNDLKKGSKVRFVLSLISRVFAKEKILIFCHNIAPVKLLVELFERVFNWRKDREILVLNGELELFERGKVIDKFEDPHGVSRVLLASITACGEGISLTAASRVIMLDSEWNPSKTKQAIARAFRPGQQKTVYVYQLLTSDSLEVDKHRRNKWKERVSCMIFHEESAEAPSQWLAENIEDDVLRDMVEEDKSKSFHMIIKNDKYSATIDG; encoded by the exons ATGATCATATATTTTAAGGAAAACCAACGTTTGGTTTTGAAGAGAGGCCCCACTTTAGACATTCGGATAAAGTCAAGAAAAGCCACTTCATCAGATTGTTCTTCTTTTCTACGGTCTGGTGTTGATATATGTGTTCTTTCAACTCCACAATGCactgctaataataataatgatcct gtgtggattgatggtagAATAAATTCCATAAAGAGAAACCCCCATGGTTCTGATTGTTCATGTCAATATTATGTCAACTTCTATCTTAACCAAGGTTCATTTGGTACACAAAGAACACTTAACAAGGAAGTTGAAGTAATTGCATTGAATCAAATTTCAATCCTCCAGAAGATTGACCATAATAGTTTCTCTAAAGATAACTCTTCTAGGTGGGATTCATCAATGGACTGCTCCTCAGTACCCCAAAGTAAATTACTCTTGGGGAAATTCTTATCGGATATTTCATGGCTGGTTATTGCATCTTTTTTAAAGAAGGCTAAATTTGATGTAAGATCTGTGGATAACAAGATTGTGTATCAAGTTTTGGGAGGTAGTAATGCTAATGATTCTTACATAGATGTTGTGAATTTCAAAGTAGATGATGATGGCATTGTGCAATCCATGGTCTCTCAAATTGATACACATGATGCTATTAAAAGAATTGGTCATAAAAGATGTTATGATTATTACCCTGAAGATGAGAAAGCAGATCCATCCTGTAATGTTGAGGGATTAAGGCGTTCGAAGCGAAGGCATGTACAACCGGACCGGTACCTTGGTTGTGAGGTTCCTGTGATGGATGTTAGTACTCTTAGAACCTGGCCTCCCAAGATGAGTGTATCGAAAGATGAAGGCAAAGACGAAGACAAAGAAGAAGAGCCTGTTCCATTAGCATGGGAGCCTTGCTTCCAAGAAAAGTGTAATAAACAAGATGTTAACAGTGGCAAGAAAATTGTAACGTaccaaagaaggaagaaaagaatgGAAGGGAAGTTAGGTGATGCAGATCAAGATGGAATTCAACCTCCAATTTTTGTTCTTCCTCCTCCCAAGAAAGATGAACCAATTCCACTTCCCCAGAACCGTTATAATCTCAGAGACAGGCAAAACACGCAAAAAACCG TTTTGATCCATACAATGTCTTCAATTTCAGGGAACGAAGAAAACGGGGAAGAACTTTCTTCAAGAATCTATAGTGGTTATGGCGCCGCAAAGTTACACAAGAAGAAATCGGTTGATCTAGAAGATATAGACAAGGAACTTGGGTGGGAAGGTTTAAGTTCGAAAAGAAGAGTTCAAGAGAAAAGAAACCACCATTCAAGTTCAACAACATATACAAAAAGTAGTAGGAATCTTGATGATGAAGAGAGACCTTACAAAGACAGAACCTTAAACGCAGTTTCATACAAGGAAGTCATAGATTCATATCTGAGGCAAATTGAAGAGGTTTCTAATGTTGAAAAAGAGCAACCAAGTATAAGGGAGCAGTGGATGGCTACAACAAGAGAATGTGAACAAAAGAATGAGATGGGAAAATCTCAAGTGGAGGAAGAAGAAATTTCTGAAACGGCTATGTTGTGGAGAGAAATGGAAATGTCAATGGCATCAAGTCATCTTGTTGAAGAAACAAAG GATTCAAGTTCAGATGCAGTTCTTGCTGAAACTATAGGAAACTGCAACAAAGTTTGCCAACATGATTATAGATCGGATGATGAAATTGGAATTTACTGCATTAGATGCGGTGTTGTTAGGGTCGACATCAAAGACGTCGCAACAGAATTT TTGCCACAGAAAACAAGGCACAGGCAAGAGGAGAATCAACGGAGTGATTCAGAGAAGCTGGAGGCTGAGGAAGACGCCGGGGACACCAAGTTTTTCTCAACCGTTGATGCTTCTAGAGATGAACCTATGAATGAAGAAAATGGCAATGTTTGGGAACTAGTTCCAGATTTGAAAGTAAAAATGCATGTCCACCAAAGAAAAGCATTTGAGTTTCTTTGGCGAAACATTGCAGGGTCAATGGAACCATTACAAATGGAGTCACAATCCAAAAgcattggtggttgtgtgatATCTCATTCTCCGGGAGCTGGAAAAACCTTCCTCATAATCGCGTTTCTTGTCAGTTATCTGAAGCTTTTCCCAGGGAAAAGGCCACTGATTCTTGCTCCAAAAACTACACTCTACACATGGTACAAGGAGTTCATCAAATGGGAGATTCCTTTACCGATTTATATTATCCATGGCCGCTCGTCGCAGAAGAAGTTCAAGGAGAATACCGTGTCCATTCCTGGCATTCCAAAGCCAACGAATGATGTAAAGCATGTTCTTGACTGTCTAACAAAGATTCACAAATGGCATGAGCATCCCAGTGTCCTAATCATGGGCTATACTTCGTTTCTTTCGCATATGCGCGAAGATTCCAGATTCTCTCACGGAAAGTATATGGCAAAAGTCTTGAGAGAAAGACCTGGGATCTTGGTTCTCGACGAAGGGCACAATCCTCGAAGCACGAAATCGAGGTTGAGGAAAGTTTTGATGAAGGTAAATACAGAGCTCAGAGTTTTGCTCTCTGGAACCTTGTTTCAGAACAATTTCTGCGAGTTTTTCAACACGTTGTGCTTGGCCAGGCCCAAGTTTGTTCACGAAGCTTTATCAGAGTTAGATGGTAAATACCGGACGAATCAAAAGATTGCTGAGAAAGCAAGACATTTGCTCGAGGCACGGGCGAGGAAATTCTTCCTGGACCAGATTGCCAAGAGAATAAACTCGAGCGATGACGAAGACACGGAACAGGGTCTGAATTTGTTGAAGAAACTAACAAATGAATTCATTGATGTGTATGATGTTGGCAACTCTAATATTACTATGCCTGGTTTACAGATCTATACATTGGTGATGAACACAACTGATATACAGTTCAAGATTCTGTTTGAACTGCACCAGAAAATGGGTGAGTGCCATGGTTACCCTCTGGAGTTAGAGCTTCTTATAACACTTGGATCAATCCATCCATGGCTGGTGAAAACGGTGGCGTGCGTAGCTAAGTTCTTGAGTGTGGAGCGATTGAGGGAGTTAGATGAAGTCAGGAATGATTTAAAGAAAGGCTCTAAGGTGAGATTTGTTCTTAGCCTCATAAGCCGCGTTTTCGCGAAGGAGAAGATCTTGATCTTCTGCCACAACATTGCACCAGTGAAGCTGCTTGTGGAATTGTTTGAGAGAGTTTTTAATTGGAGAAAAGACAGAGAGATCTTGGTACTCAACGGGGAACTTGAACTGTTCGAACGCGGGAAAGTCATCGATAAGTTCGAGGATCCTCATGGTGTTTCGAGGGTGCTTCTTGCCTCAATCACGGCCTGCGGAGAAGGGATTAGTCTAACTGCGGCTTCTAGAGTGATCATGTTGGATTCGGAATGGAATCCTTCCAAGACGAAGCAAGCGATTGCGAGGGCTTTCAGACCAGGGCAGCAGAAAACGGTTTATGTGTATCAGTTACTAACTTCAGATTCATTGGAGGTAGATAAGCATAGGAGAAACAAATGGAAAGAGCGGGTTTCTTGCATGATATTCCACGAGGAATCTGCGGAGGCTCCTTCGCAGTGGCTAGCCGAGAATATTGAGGATGATGTGCTTAGAGATATGGTTGAGGAGGACAAGTCTAAATCATTCCATATGATCATAAAGAATGACAAGTATTCAGCAACAATTGATGGTTAA
- the LOC112784990 gene encoding sugar transporter ERD6-like 16 isoform X4: MHSCIQGANLSSLSPSRTEQLSETIMVELLHLCLYASDLFDEMLRPSKEIKLLNRSLRENESLVLHGEALKASYPLLCCFWVFFIIPESPRWLVKRDRGKEFEAALRTLCGKDADICQEADDVT; encoded by the exons ATGCATTCGTGCATACAGGGAG CAAACCTTTCTTCTCTTTCCCCATCACGAACAGAGCAGCTAAGTGAAACAATTATGGTTGAACTTTTGCATTTGTGTCTTTATGCATCTGACCTGTTCGACGAAATGCTTCGTCCATCTAAGGAAATCAAG TTGCTGAATCGATCTTTGCGAGAAAATGAAAGTCTAGTTCTCCATGGTGAAGCTCTGAAG GCCTCATACCCACTTTTGTGTTGCTTTTGGGTCTTTTTTATCATTCCAGAGTCTCCTAGATGGCTG GTGAAGAGAGACCGAGGAAAAGAATTCGAGGCAGCATTGAGAACACTTTGTGGAAAAGATGCTGATATATGTCAAGAGGCAGATGATGTAACTTAA
- the LOC112784990 gene encoding uncharacterized protein isoform X2 yields MHSCIQGANLSSLSPSRTEQLSETIMVELLHLCLYASDLFDEMLRPSKEIKLLNRSLRENESLVLHGEALKASYPLLCCFWVFFIIPESPRWLVKRDRGKEFEAALRTLCGKDADICQEADDFWRSANRNRRNYCHFDYRTCRY; encoded by the exons ATGCATTCGTGCATACAGGGAG CAAACCTTTCTTCTCTTTCCCCATCACGAACAGAGCAGCTAAGTGAAACAATTATGGTTGAACTTTTGCATTTGTGTCTTTATGCATCTGACCTGTTCGACGAAATGCTTCGTCCATCTAAGGAAATCAAG TTGCTGAATCGATCTTTGCGAGAAAATGAAAGTCTAGTTCTCCATGGTGAAGCTCTGAAG GCCTCATACCCACTTTTGTGTTGCTTTTGGGTCTTTTTTATCATTCCAGAGTCTCCTAGATGGCTG GTGAAGAGAGACCGAGGAAAAGAATTCGAGGCAGCATTGAGAACACTTTGTGGAAAAGATGCTGATATATGTCAAGAGGCAGATGAT TTCTGGCGCTCTGCGAACAG GAATAGAAGAAATTATTGTCACTTCGACTATAGAACGTGTCGCTATTGA
- the LOC112784990 gene encoding sugar transporter ERD6-like 9 isoform X1, translating to MHSCIQGANLSSLSPSRTEQLSETIMVELLHLCLYASDLFDEMLRPSKEIKLLNRSLRENESLVLHGEALKASYPLLCCFWVFFIIPESPRWLVKRDRGKEFEAALRTLCGKDADICQEADDFWRSANRSVSHFSLVLLAFQHNFLP from the exons ATGCATTCGTGCATACAGGGAG CAAACCTTTCTTCTCTTTCCCCATCACGAACAGAGCAGCTAAGTGAAACAATTATGGTTGAACTTTTGCATTTGTGTCTTTATGCATCTGACCTGTTCGACGAAATGCTTCGTCCATCTAAGGAAATCAAG TTGCTGAATCGATCTTTGCGAGAAAATGAAAGTCTAGTTCTCCATGGTGAAGCTCTGAAG GCCTCATACCCACTTTTGTGTTGCTTTTGGGTCTTTTTTATCATTCCAGAGTCTCCTAGATGGCTG GTGAAGAGAGACCGAGGAAAAGAATTCGAGGCAGCATTGAGAACACTTTGTGGAAAAGATGCTGATATATGTCAAGAGGCAGATGAT TTCTGGCGCTCTGCGAACAGGTCAGTCTCCCatttttctcttgttcttctaGCATTTCAGCACAATTTCCTACCTTAG
- the LOC112784990 gene encoding sugar transporter ERD6-like 16 isoform X3, which produces MHSCIQGANLSSLSPSRTEQLSETIMVELLHLCLYASDLFDEMLRPSKEIKLLNRSLRENESLVLHGEALKASYPLLCCFWVFFIIPESPRWLVKRDRGKEFEAALRTLCGKDADICQEADDFWRSANRY; this is translated from the exons ATGCATTCGTGCATACAGGGAG CAAACCTTTCTTCTCTTTCCCCATCACGAACAGAGCAGCTAAGTGAAACAATTATGGTTGAACTTTTGCATTTGTGTCTTTATGCATCTGACCTGTTCGACGAAATGCTTCGTCCATCTAAGGAAATCAAG TTGCTGAATCGATCTTTGCGAGAAAATGAAAGTCTAGTTCTCCATGGTGAAGCTCTGAAG GCCTCATACCCACTTTTGTGTTGCTTTTGGGTCTTTTTTATCATTCCAGAGTCTCCTAGATGGCTG GTGAAGAGAGACCGAGGAAAAGAATTCGAGGCAGCATTGAGAACACTTTGTGGAAAAGATGCTGATATATGTCAAGAGGCAGATGAT TTCTGGCGCTCTGCGAACAG GTATTAA
- the LOC112784990 gene encoding sugar transporter ERD6-like 16 isoform X5, translated as MVELLHLCLYASDLFDEMLRPSKEIKLLNRSLRENESLVLHGEALKASYPLLCCFWVFFIIPESPRWLVKRDRGKEFEAALRTLCGKDADICQEADDFWRSANRNRRNYCHFDYRTCRY; from the exons ATGGTTGAACTTTTGCATTTGTGTCTTTATGCATCTGACCTGTTCGACGAAATGCTTCGTCCATCTAAGGAAATCAAG TTGCTGAATCGATCTTTGCGAGAAAATGAAAGTCTAGTTCTCCATGGTGAAGCTCTGAAG GCCTCATACCCACTTTTGTGTTGCTTTTGGGTCTTTTTTATCATTCCAGAGTCTCCTAGATGGCTG GTGAAGAGAGACCGAGGAAAAGAATTCGAGGCAGCATTGAGAACACTTTGTGGAAAAGATGCTGATATATGTCAAGAGGCAGATGAT TTCTGGCGCTCTGCGAACAG GAATAGAAGAAATTATTGTCACTTCGACTATAGAACGTGTCGCTATTGA